A single window of Nicotiana sylvestris chromosome 3, ASM39365v2, whole genome shotgun sequence DNA harbors:
- the LOC138888369 gene encoding uncharacterized protein: MHNETWRQDKLIDLLPVNVINIIQKVEFDERRKDCPYWLPEGTGAFTCKSAWDLLGRKRGGGVLSLVQRFGTKECLSSLFFMLRLLQHKIHTDEAVRRFGIVTVSRCSCCYNHEEETIDHLFSNSQVARSVWSFFCSSCGISFVPLQIRQNLMKWWMTKGNNSVHTVMLQCLPSLICWEIWKSRCAANFENIRLSARHIIYQVSNTITLIFNCQFPDLQLPHSWIDKCIVLEKKSPVIHSQIVCWKKPVSGYIKLNVDGCSKGNPGSAGGGRIIKDHHGDLVTE; encoded by the coding sequence ATGCACAATGAGACTTGGAGGCAAGACAAACTAATAGATCTTCTACCTGTGAATGTGATCAATATTATTCAAAAGGTGGAGTTTGATGAAAGGAGaaaagactgcccatactggttaCCAGAAGGTACAGGAGCTTTCACATGCAAATCAGCTTGGGACCTTCTCGGGAGAAAACGGGGGGGGGGGGTACTTTCACTTGTACAAAGATTTGGCACAAAAGAATGcctttcatctcttttttttatGCTAAGGTTACTTCAACATAAGATCCATACTGATGAAGCTGTGAGGAGGTTTGGTATTGTGACCGTATCTAGGTGTAGTTGCTGTTATAATCATGAGGAGGAGACCATTGATCATTTGTTTAGTAACAGCCAAGTCGCCAGAAGTGTTTGGTCCTTTTTCTGTAGTTCATGTGGAATTAGTTTTGTCCCATTACAGATAAGGCAGAACCTCATGAAATGGTGGATGACTAAGGGCAACAATAGTGTCCACACTGTAATGCTTCAATGTTTACCATCCTTAATATGTTGGGAAATATGGAAGAGCAGATGTGCAGCAAATTTTGAAAACATTCGATTGTCAGCCAGACATATCATTTATCAAGTGTCTAATACCATAACCTTGATATTTAATTGTCAATTCCCTGATCTTCAACTCCCTCATTCTTGGATAGACAAATGCATAGTTTTAGAGAAGAAGTCACCAGTAATTCACTCTCAGATTGTTTGCTGGAAGAAACCTGTGAGTGGTTATATCAAACTAAATGTGGATGGTTGCAGTAAAGGCAATCCAGGTTCAGCTGGTGGAGGTAGGATTATCAAAGACCATCATGGCGATTTAGTGACGGAATGA